GTTGAGTTGGTCGGAAATGCCTAATTCGTGTAGTATCAGAGCTCTCTGGATCCTCACAAATCAAGACACCCTTGTTTTTTCCCGGTATTTGAAAATCAGCTTTTGGACCAAATTTGATAAACAGCTAAAatcatgtttttttctttttctttcgaAACTAACAACTAAATATTCTTTGCGAAAAGTATGACCAAATACATCTCAACTATTTGGTTTGTATGGCGAAACGCCTACTAAATTttaatgttgatgaattgcaGGAGATTTCCGGTGGTGGAGAAGCGGTGGCGAGCGGCGTGTGAGAGAGATAAGAGTGATGATTTGAAATACAAAGCGTTGCCTTCTATTCCTACTGATTCAGAGATTGCTGCTGCTTTCATTGACCGCAAGAAAAGGTTTTTCTCTTCTTGTTAAATCGttttttgaataaagtttgaagctttggatgaaaaagtttatatgttttgagttttggtagctggttaggagCTAAGTTATTAAATAAATCCTCCATAAGTAATAGTACTAGCattcttttgttatgtataaaattcaacacacctAATTTGGTGTTTGGTTTGAAATCCGCATAACTAGTACATGTACTCCTTCCGTCCTAACTtaaagtgtcttactttcctttttggtctatACCAAAAAGAGCGTATCTTTCTATAATTAGTAAGTTTCCCAATTTCAACATTCTACaggattcaaaagtctttctttatttcttaaatttcgtgtctagtcaaactaagacacttacaCTGGGGTTGAGGGAgtataagttatgagggaatctatgaATTACCTTATTAGGATAGAAGATGGAATAATTAATACTACATGAATATCTAAcccctgcataaaataatacatagattctctCATGTAAATAAAGGTACATCATACATGCAATTACCTTCAAGTAATGTGATTGTATAAATACTTTTGCACTGTCAGTGCATAGAATTAGAATTTAAACTCGATATGTTTCATTATATATCTGTAATTGAAGAGAACACAAAAGTACTATCCTTAAGTCCCTAAGGGATTGATTTAGCGGTTGAAGAATTGGAGTGACAACATTTGGAACCAAGATTTATATCTTAGCAGATACTAGGTTTTTCTTTCTATCTAAGTTTTGGAGTTTTGTTGAGTAGGTTACCTTGTACCTGTTTTGGTGCGAGATAGCGTGTATCCAGTGGATTTGTTGAAGTGTACTAAATTAGCTCGAAAACCACATATTATAGAAAATAGTACTAGTGCTCGAAACCACATACTGTcttctacatttttttttttttttttttttttttttgggataattGACAAATTTGATGTTTTGAGTTGCAAAAACTAGGTGTACTATGAACCCATCCTTCTAacctttctcaaaaaaaaaaagtatcttcATTTTTAGATCTTCGAGTTTAGTGTGCTTAGCAGTTAGCTTATTTCGTTTTAAGCAAGTTAATGCATGTGGTTTGGATAATATACTGAAAGCTTATTATGTGTGGAGGATATAGGTTGTTCAAGTATAAAGAATTGTGTGTTCATTACAGTCcgttatttatttatgttttctATTGTGAATGTTTTATAATCTTAGAGGTGAGGTGAGGGGGTAATTTGGTTTCATAACTGAAAGCTGGTGTAACTTTTGCCCAGTGAATCACATGGGTTTTGTAATTCAGTTGAAAGAAATGTATTTTCAGTTCAAAAAGTGGCATATctgcaaaattttgaaaaaaccaTCATTTGTATTTGTTAAACTTCAGTTCAATTCTCTCTGGTATGCAATTTCTGATCAAGACTACATGGAGATAAATATGACTATAGGGAGACCCTTTCCCTACTGTCTATCCCTATCTATTATTTTTGTATTGCAACCAGTGGGGATAGGTTCATGTTCGAAAAGTTGGTTTGACAAAGAAGTGACACTTGCAAGTTGTGAGAATTGGAACATCGATAATCTAAACTCAGTTGGTTGCTATTATCTCCTTTTTTATTCGCATGGATCCACTCTGATGTTTTTCCCTTTTCATGGTCCATTTCCCTTCAGATTCTGTCAAATTTGTGACTTTCTTGGCTATTAAAGAATAAAGATTTAGGTAAGAAAACCTCTAGTAATTTTCCTGCTAAGTTCCTTTACACAGATCTCTAGTGTTCTTAGCTATGACTATCGATGAAGTTGTCATGAAGAGTGAAAGTGAAATGGCCTGCAACTGTGAACTATCTGTCTTTATTATGTAAAACCTCGTTATCTTATCATTGCTGATTTAGTTTCCATTGTTCTCTTTATCTTTCTTCAGTTTCATGTCCTTACTTTGTAGCCAAAGTGTACTTTCCACGAATTACCAAAGTGTACTTTCCATGAATTACCATGTTTAATTTTTTCTGTAGGGAGGGATCTGCTCGTGGATTTGGCATTAGGATAAACCAGTCAGTTGAAGGTTCAGATTCCTGGGTTGATGATCCGATCACGCGTCACATAATAAGTTTGTGCATTAAAaatgaagaggaggaaaagaaTCGTATTTTGTGGCCACTTGTTTTGCACATAAAGGGACACTACTGTATTCTTGTACTGCCTTTAGTGGAACCTGATCATCTAAAAACATATACAAAGATGTGTAAAAGATCCGACTCTGGAAATGCTGTTGGAGCCGATGAAAGTTTGTCCCCCATCCTGCTTAATCTTCCATCAATCACAGGGTAAGTTCCATCTTTACCTGTTTCAAACTTTCAAGTTGATAGGCAAACTGGTATTTGATGTCTGTCTTAATGCCCCTTAAGTTGACCCAGAATATCTCTGAGTTTTATCTTTTCCCTTCTTCTTCACTGCCATTGATCAATCACTAACTTCGCTCTCAACTAATGCTGTTAAGAGTCGGTTGGCTGATTAAAACTAGCGCATATGTATTAAATGCTGAAAAGAACTTTTAACTGCTGCAACTTATTCTTTAAATAAGTAGTTACATGTTTGGATAAGAGTGCTAAAACTGAACATAAGCGGTTGCTGTGTTTGGTAAAATGTACTTTTGTCTTTTTGTTTCATGTAAATATGCTTCTTGTAactttgcatcttcttgatgcctttTCAATTGAAACaccttacttcatcaaaaaagaAAAGATTTTTGAGCCTGTCATTGACTCATCAAGAGAATGATTTTGGGCCTGTCATAGTCACCTACTATTCCTtgttgtgtgttgaggaaatagtTTCTTTTTGgggttggggggttggggggagTTTGATTAGTTTATATGGATTAAGTTGTCAATTCATTAGAGTTGCATATTCAATTTTCTCTCTCTTATTAAATTATATACTTGTACATGAACTGTATGACTCAAAGTAATCTTTGAAGCTGGGGTTTAGCTTGGTGTAGAGTGAATTGTCGTAAACTTTTCTTGTGGTAAATGTAGGTTGGTTTAGATCTCTTATAATTGGATTCCTCCAGCTTCACTTAATAATAAAGCTGCAAAACTTTCCAAGTACAGGGCATTTATGGTGGGTCACATGGTAGGAGACATCATAACAGGTGATGTGACAGAACCTGAAATAGTCATAAGTGCAGCTCCATCAGTGGGTGGGTTGTTGGATTCTCTCACCGGAAGTATTGGTATTTCAGCAAGAGCAAAACCTGTAGCTGCTTCAGTTGCAGGTTCAACAGCTTCTGGAGCTGCAACGAGTGGAGCAATGGCATCTGATGCTCCAAAGATTGGTTTGAGGTCCCTAGATAGAGATGCGATTCGCTCTTTCATAAGCAGTGCAATGCCTTTTGGTTGGTAATCTTTTTATGGTATCTCTCATCGTAAATTTATCGTAATGCATGTGTGAATTAACTAAAGGTTTTAATCTTTGCTGAAACACTCGTCTACCTTAAATGTAGGCACCCCTCTGGATCTCAACTACACCAACATTTCAGCAGTTAAGATAAATGGATTTTCTTCAGGAGATATCCCTCCTGCAGATCAGAAGCAGCCAGCATGGAAACCTTATCTTTATAGAGGGAAGCAGAGAATTCTGTTTACAATTCACGAGACAGTCCATGCTGCCATGTATGATCGCGATGAAATTCCAGATAGCATAAAAATTTCAGGTCAAATTAACTGTCGAGCGGAATTAGAAGGGTTGCCCGATGTGATGTTCCCACTAATAGGTTTGGACACTGCTCGTGTTGAGCTGTTATCCTTCCACCCCTGTGCTCAAGTTCCAGAGCATGGTAATGAGAAGCAAGCACTTATGTTCTCACCACCACTAGGAAATTTTGTATTGACGCGTTATCAGGCATTTTGTGGTATGGGACCTCCAATTAAGGGTTTTTATCAGCTTTCCatggtttcagaaaatgaagGTGCATTTTTGTTTAAGTTACGCCTCATGGAAGGTTATAGAGCTCCTCTGTCAATGGATTTCTGCACTGTGACTATGCCTTTCCCAAGGAGAAGGGTACTTTCTTTTGATGGAACACCTTCTATTGGAACAATTTCAGTTGCTGAGCACTTGGTTGAATGGAAAATTATAACGACAGGTCGAGGAGTTTCAGGAAAGAGTGTTGAGGCAACATTTCCAGGAACAGTTAAGTTTGCTCCATGGCAACCTCAAAGATTGCCTTCCTCAGTACTTGGGAATATGGAAGATGAAGAGAGTGATACCGAAACAGAGTCAACGAACAACATGGCGAATGTGGAAGATCTTTTAATGGAAAAAATGAATAAGGATCTTCAAGCAGTTGATTTGGAGGAGCCATTTTGCTGGCAAGCATATGATTATGCTAAAGTAAGTATTTCCCATAGCAACTTTAGTGGTGATGTTTCCTTTTTTGGATTACTTTCATATGTGGAGTCCAGACAGCCCtgatttccttttatttttcctACTGAATTCTTTCAACATGCTAGTGCTAGGATTTACTATGAGTTTAGGTATGCTAAGTAGCTAAACGTTTAAGACTAAACTAGAGCTACAAAATCGCATGGGAAGCTAGGAAGATATAATACATTGTGGCTTAGCAGAAAACGTGGCCCTAGATAGAGCTGATTGAAGAAAAATAAGCTATGTAGCAGACACCGAACTAGCTTGTAGATTTGATAACTGCTCACAAGATCACCACCCGGAGGGCGGGAGTGGAACAAGAAAGTCAAAACAGGAATTTTCAAGGAAGAACTTACTTCCAAATTCCAATCAATTTGTTACCATCAACCCCTCCTCCCCCTCACCCCCCATCCCCACCCAAATCCCCAGGTGCGTCCATTACCCTCCCTCAGGCTACAGGAATAATGACAGAGGAGAGTCTAGTCAAAACAAAAGCAGAAGAAACTAAAGAGTAACAAGGAAAGTCAGGCAAGTCCGACGAGTTCTATAAATGTGTTTGTTTTTATAATCAAAAGTACTATTTTCAACCTCATAAACAGGCTTATATTCTTTTCTAACAATATGACAATTAGCTGATGCGGATATGAACATTTCTGTAATTGAAAGTAAATTGCTTTGTGAAAAACATTTTATTTTGACTCATGTGATTGCAGGTATCTTTCAAGATAATGGGAGGATCATTGTCAGGAATGTCTATTGATCCGAGATCAGTAAGTCCTCTATGACCAATTGTATCATCTATTGGCAGGTTGATTCTTTCTTTCAGAGTGGAACATTATCATTGAAATAGTATTGTGATTGTGAAGAGTTTGACCTCGGCTATCTTGGTTTATTATCCAGAAATAGCATGAGACCAATAATTTCTGGATATCATTATCTGCAAAAATGTCTCCCTCGCAGTTTTCATTTGGGCAAAAGAACCCATGTGAATTGTCtttcctctttatttttttttagttggAGTCCATGTATATGATGTCAAGCATTACTAATTTTTATCTAGGTTTGTTTTTGAAGCAATCAAGTTAGTCAATCAATGTACCTGACCTCAATCCCAAACTAATCAGGATTGGCTTTATGCATCCTTTGTGTCGGTTCCGATCTACTTGGGCCCATTTCGTTCTTATACTAGATAACTTATCTTTTGAGGCAAGTTAAGAGTTTTCTAAAACTAGTGTTCTTAACTCTCACTTTTATCTCTGCACTGACAAACAAGTCTCTCACCAAACTAAAAAGAGTCCTGGTAAGCACTGGACCTTGCCTAAGTGTAACAACCACCGCTAAGTCTTAATCCATACTAGTTTATATCACTTATAAGGGTTTTTTGCTCCATTATGTTCTCAGGTAATTAGGCATTTTCTGTGATAGTGTAGGTCTTTCGAGACACTTTACCTCTGTGTGATTTTAGGTCTAGCTCATCTCCTCATAGCACCTTCGAGTGCATTTGGGTTGTATGTCAGACATGGCCCAACCATCTTCAGGGTCCTCCTCTCATTTTGTCCATTGTGTAGAATATGATCATTTCTAATCTTGTAGAATAGCTGATTTTACTTCCATCTTAACATCTGCAATTCTTCTACACTCATCTACTCATTCCTGATATGCCATTGTTGGTCTCATGGCATCCAGGACTTATGCAGAGTCCTATTATGAGAATATATCTAAATTTGCACTGTATACTTGAAATGAAGATGAATGGTAACCCAATTGGTAAAACATAGCATCTCAGTAATTACTAAAAAAGGAAAATGCTCATAGAGCACAAGGATATCTATGCGGACCAATGTGAGGAAGTGTTGGATTATGGTATAAAGAATTAACCGAAGTACTAAAAGATGAATGAGCAGGAAAAAGAACGGCAAAACATTTATTGAGACATTAGAAAATGCAATAAGATTTGAATTTCTAGGACAAGATTTAGATAGTGAAGCTAAACGACAAGATAAACTAAAAAAGGATGCTGTGAAAAATTTGAATCAGTTATCGAtatgtgatgtgatatgtgttaAGTTACAAAAATACTTTTATGAAGCAAGACTAGAAATACTGCCAAATCAAATATACCAACAAATGGTGGGCATAAATTTAAGCTACCACCATCATATGGACCTAGGCTAATAGATGACTATGAACAGTTATGTATACCAGATAATAGGGCAACATTAGGAGGAAGAATAGAATTTCCTAGAAACAAAATAAATGATTGGTGTAATACTCAGAGAGAAAATATGAAAATATGAACACACTAAAAGAGGAATCGGttatgaagaaaatgaagaagtAGGG
The sequence above is a segment of the Lycium barbarum isolate Lr01 chromosome 6, ASM1917538v2, whole genome shotgun sequence genome. Coding sequences within it:
- the LOC132645027 gene encoding AP-5 complex subunit mu isoform X1 codes for the protein MPNSCSIRALWILTNQDTLVFSRRFPVVEKRWRAACERDKSDDLKYKALPSIPTDSEIAAAFIDRKKREGSARGFGIRINQSVEGSDSWVDDPITRHIISLCIKNEEEEKNRILWPLVLHIKGHYCILVLPLVEPDHLKTYTKMCKRSDSGNAVGADESLSPILLNLPSITGAFMVGHMVGDIITGDVTEPEIVISAAPSVGGLLDSLTGSIGISARAKPVAASVAGSTASGAATSGAMASDAPKIGLRSLDRDAIRSFISSAMPFGTPLDLNYTNISAVKINGFSSGDIPPADQKQPAWKPYLYRGKQRILFTIHETVHAAMYDRDEIPDSIKISGQINCRAELEGLPDVMFPLIGLDTARVELLSFHPCAQVPEHGNEKQALMFSPPLGNFVLTRYQAFCGMGPPIKGFYQLSMVSENEGAFLFKLRLMEGYRAPLSMDFCTVTMPFPRRRVLSFDGTPSIGTISVAEHLVEWKIITTGRGVSGKSVEATFPGTVKFAPWQPQRLPSSVLGNMEDEESDTETESTNNMANVEDLLMEKMNKDLQAVDLEEPFCWQAYDYAKVSFKIMGGSLSGMSIDPRSVSIFPAVKAPVEFSTQVTSGDYILWNTLGKCPVAATPKA
- the LOC132645027 gene encoding AP-5 complex subunit mu isoform X2; protein product: MTIDEVVMKSESEMACNCELSVFIMEGSARGFGIRINQSVEGSDSWVDDPITRHIISLCIKNEEEEKNRILWPLVLHIKGHYCILVLPLVEPDHLKTYTKMCKRSDSGNAVGADESLSPILLNLPSITGAFMVGHMVGDIITGDVTEPEIVISAAPSVGGLLDSLTGSIGISARAKPVAASVAGSTASGAATSGAMASDAPKIGLRSLDRDAIRSFISSAMPFGTPLDLNYTNISAVKINGFSSGDIPPADQKQPAWKPYLYRGKQRILFTIHETVHAAMYDRDEIPDSIKISGQINCRAELEGLPDVMFPLIGLDTARVELLSFHPCAQVPEHGNEKQALMFSPPLGNFVLTRYQAFCGMGPPIKGFYQLSMVSENEGAFLFKLRLMEGYRAPLSMDFCTVTMPFPRRRVLSFDGTPSIGTISVAEHLVEWKIITTGRGVSGKSVEATFPGTVKFAPWQPQRLPSSVLGNMEDEESDTETESTNNMANVEDLLMEKMNKDLQAVDLEEPFCWQAYDYAKVSFKIMGGSLSGMSIDPRSVSIFPAVKAPVEFSTQVTSGDYILWNTLGKCPVAATPKA